The DNA region GCCCTTTAGCAACCTTTCCAAGCGGCCTGTGTCTTACTATTATGAAACAAAATAGTAAGCTGCCCTTTCAAACTATCGGTGAAGAAATCGCCAATTCCATACTCCATGGATTCGGGGCCTTCCTGGCCATTGTGGGACTCGTTCTTTTGGTACTCCGGGGCAATGGCTACCTGGGTGTTGCCGCCGCCGGGGCTAAAACCATCACATCCTATGTGGTTTTTACCGGGGCCATGTTCTGCATGTTTCTGGCTTCCACCTTGTACCACGGTATTCAGCATGTGGAGGCCAAGCGTATCCTCCGCATTCTTGATCATTCCGCCATCTACCTTTTTATCGCCGGCTCCTACACCCCCTTCTGCCTCATCGGCCTCAAAGGCGCTTGGGGCTGGGCTATCTTTATCGCCGAATGGGTCCTGGCTGCTGCGGGGATCACCCTCCATGCGGTCAACTTTCGGGCTTTGAAAAAGGTTGAGCTTATTGTTTATCTGCTCATGGGCTGGGCCATCGTGATTGCCACGATTCCCCTGGTCAGGTCCATCTCCCACATTAGCCTCATTTTGCTGGCCGCCGGGGGCGTGGCTTATACCCTGGGAGCCCTCTTTTACCGCAAGCGTGAGATCCGGGGCACCCATGTCACCTGGCACGCCTTTGTCCTGGTTGGGGCTATCTGCCACTGGCTATCGATTTGGTGGCTGTAGGGAGCGCCCCATCTTGCCTTCCCTGAAGCTTACAAATTTGTTATAGTATCCCCATGGCAACAACCGTTGACGATAAAAAAATTATTTATTCCATGCACCGGGTCTCTAAAAAACACGGGACCAAGCAGGTGCTCAAGGATATCAGCCTCTCCTACTTTTACGGGGCAAAGATCGGCGTAATCGGCTTGAACGGGTCGGGGAAGTCCAGCCTTCTGAAGATACTGGCCGGGGTGGACACGGAATTTTCCGGGGAAAGCTCCGCAAGTCCGGGGTTTAACATCGGGTTTCTGGAACAGGAGCCGGTCCTGGAGGCCGGGAAGACCGTGAAAGAGGTCGTTTCCGAGGGGGTCCAGGAGTTGGTGGACCTTTTGGCGGAATTTGACAAGGTGAGCGAGGCTTTTGGGGATCCCGATGCGGATTATGACAAACTCGGAGCCAGGCAGGCTGTCTTGCAGGAGCAGATCGAGGCCGCTGATGGCTGGAACCTGGACAGCCGGCTTGAACTGGCCATGGACGCCCTGCGCTGCCCCCCGGGGGAACAGGTGGTGGATGTCCTTTCCGGGGGCGAGCGGCGGCGGGTTGCCCTGTGCCGGCTCCTGCTGAAAAAGCCGGATATCCTGCTCCTGGATGAGCCTACCAACCACTTGGATGCGGAGACCGTGGCCTGGCTGGAACGGCATTTGCGGGAATACGATGGCACGGTTATCGCCGTTACCCATGATCGCTACTTTTTGGACAATGTGGCCGGATGGATCCTGGAACTGGACCGGGGCGAGGGGATTCCCTGGAAGGGGAACTATACGGGCTGGCTGGAACAGAAACAGGCCCGGATGGCCCAGGAAGAGAAGGGCGAAAGCGAGCGGCGGAAGACCCTGGAACGGGAGCTTGAGTGGATACGCATGAGCCCCAAGGGCCGGCACGCCAAGAGCAAAGCCCGGATCACCCAGTACGAAAAACTTTTCCAGGATGACGGCCGGGAAAAAATCCGGGAGAACCGGATCACCATCCCCGCCGGGCCCCGGTTGGGCCAACTAGTGGTCGAGGCCAAGGGGCTGTTAAAGTCCTTCGGGGATCGACTGCTCTTTGAAAACATGGAATTTGCCGTGCCGCCCGGGGCCTGCGTGGGGATCATCGGCCCCAACGGCGCAGGAAAGACCACCCTGTTTAAAATTATCACCGGCCAGGAAACGCCTGATGCCGGTACTCTCCGCCTAGGGGACAGCGTTAAGCTGGCTTATGCGGACCAGATGCGGACCAGTCTGGACGGGGAAAAGACCGTGTGGGAGCAGCTTTCAGGGGGTCTGGACATTATCAAGCTGGGATCCGACCAGGGCTCAGGGGTCAAGGAAGTCAATTCCCGGGCCTACTGTTCCTGGTATAACTTTTCCGGCGGGGACCAGCAGAAAAAGGTGTCGATACTCTCCGGCGGAGAGCGGAACCGGCTCAACCTGGCCATGATGCTCAAGGAGGGAGCCAATGTGCTGCTCCTGGACGAGCCCACCAACGACCTGGACGTGAACACCCTCAGGGCCCTGGAAGAGGCGGTGGATACCTTTGCAGGGGTAACCCTGGTGATAAGCCACGACCGCTGGTTTCTGGACCGGATCGTCACCCACATCCTGGCCTTTGAGGACGGGGAAGTCATCTGGTATGACGGAAACTGGTCCGAATACGCCGAATGGCGGCGTCAGAAATTAGGCGCCGAGGCGGACAGGCCCCACCGTTACGTGTACCGGAAACTGGAGCGCTAGACCTTGATTGCATCAATAGAGGCCTGAAGGCACTGCTTGATAAAGCGGTGAATAGCGAGCTTGCTGTTGTCGGCTATGCTTTTAGGGTCAAAGAGGAGTATCCAGATATACTGGCTGTCAAAACGGGGGCCCATGAAGACCATATCCGCCATGGCAAGGGATCCGTGGAGCTTTAGCTGTACCCCCTTGAGCTGGGAATTTTGCCTGAGCTCATAGAGCTTACTTACCCGCACCGCAAAACCCGCTGAGCTGATGTCCAGGAGTTTGCCTTCGATAATTTCCCCGCCCTTCTTGCAGTTCATGGTCGCCAGGCCCTCTTCGACAACGGCCCTAAAACATTGCCGCCGGCCCTTGGCTTCATTCGCCAGCAGGGCGGTAAAAATAATCTGGGTGCTTTCCTTGGCCCCTAGTTTAAGCTGTATGTAGCCGCAGGGGACCAAAAGCTCCATGAGGTATTTTTGCATAAGTTCCCGGTCATTGTTGTAGGACATAATCCCCAGCCGTACCTCGGTATCCGGGTCTTCCTGTATCTCCGTAATATATGCTTCCCATTCCTTTTCTTCCAGCCGCTCATCTATATTGATGAACATGATGGACCCGGGAAAGCGTTTTATAAGGGTCCTGGCCCGTTTGTGGTCTCTGAGTATGTATATTTCGTAGCCACTCATAATGAGCTCATCCACCATGGCATCCTGGATAACGCTGTGGGGATATAAAAAAAACACTTTTCTGCCTTCGAGCTTCTGCTGTTCCATAGAAGTATATACTAGCACATATTTGTATATTGACACAATTATTCTTTAAGGGTATTTTATCTGTGAAATATTTCACAAGGTATGGTAATGGCACAAATTCCTGAACCGGCAAAAGAACGTCTTCTCTACCTGATGCGGCTCCTCGAAAAAAGGGGGGAAGCCCGCATTACCTCAGGAGAGATAGAGTCCATCACCGGCTGGTCCAGCCATACCATACGAAAGGATATTTCCTACCTGGGAAATGCCGATGAGGGCGCCTGTGTCCCTGATACAGCCGCCGGAGCTTCAGCCGAGACAGCCCTTCCGGAAAGCGAAGCCAGCCTTGGGAACAGTGCGGGCTACAATCCCCGTAGTCTTATCGCTGCCATCAGACAAGCTCTGGGTCTTGGGGGGCGCCGCCGGCTCTGTGTGGTCGGCCTGGGCCGGCTCGGATCGGCTTACCTGAACTTTCAGGGTTTTAGCCACCACGGGGGGACACCGGACCGGGTTTTAGCCGGCGAGCTTCCTGGGGATTTGGCTGAATTTGAACTGGCCGCAGGGTTTGACAGTAATGTCAACCGGGTGGAGATTCTTAAGTCCCCGGCGCCCCTGTACCCGGCCTTTAAGATGGGTGAGGTGATTAAGCGCTTTTCCATCGAGATAGCCCTGCTCTGCGTGCCCGGGGACGCAGCCCAGGCCGCGGCGGAAAAACTGGCCGTCGCAGGTATTCGGGGTATCGTCAATTTTGCCCCAGTGGCTTTAAAACTGCCCCCGGAGATTGCGGTCCGTAATGTTTATATAGTAGATGAACTGCGCGCTCTGGCGGTGAAAATTAAATGAAAGCACAGGCTTAGTCCTGCACTGAAGGAGTTTTTATGCGGGTATACAACTTTGCCCCCGGACCCTCGACCTTGCCCCTGCCGGTATTGGAGCGGGCTGCGGCGGAAATGACCGATGTCAACGGCACGGGCCAGTCGGTAATGGAGATGAGTCACCGATCCGGGGCCTTCAAGCCCATTATCGAAAAGGCAGAAGCCCTGCTCCGGGAACTGATGGGCATCCCTGCCAACTACCGGGTGCTCTTTGTCCAGGGCGGCGGGTCTTTGCAGTTTTCCATGGTCCCCCTCAACCTGGGCGGAATTGAGCCGGGGGCGCCGAAAAAAAAGGCGACCTATGTGGAAACCGGCATCTGGTCCAAGAAGGCCGCTGAGGAGGCGTCCAAATACCTGGACGCGGTAACCCGGGCAAGCTCGAAGGATAGGGCCTACTCCTATATTCCTGTAGCCCCTGCCCCGGCGCCGGATGATGCCTATTATCACATCACCCTGAACAACACCATTGTAGGGACCAAATGGCCGAGCCTTCCGGAAACCGGCGCTATCCCCCTGGTGGCGGATATTTCAAGCTGCATCCTTTCCGAGCCGCTGGACATTAGCCGTTTCGGCCTGGTTTATGCGGGGGCTCAGAAAAACCTCGGCCCTGCGGGAACCACGGTGGTCATTGTCCGGGAAGACCTGATCGGCCGAGCCCCCTCCTGGACACCGGCCCTGCTCCGTTATGATATCTACGCCGCCGAGGGTTCCATGTACAACACCCCCCCCTGCTACGGCATCTACATCATCGGCCTGGTTCTGGAATGGCTCAAAGCCTTGGGTGGCCCTGTTGCCATGGCAAAACTGAACCACGAAAAGGCGGATCTGTTTTATGCGTACCTGGACAATTCCTCCTTTTTCCGTTCCCCGGTGGAAAAATCCAGCCGCAGTCTTATGAACATCCCCTTTGTCAGCACCATTACTGATTCCGGGCACCGGGGAGAACTGGAAACCCGTTTTGTTAAAGAAGCCGAGGCCCAGGGCCTGGTAAATCTGGCCGGTCACCGTCTGGTGGGAGGTATGCGGGCCAGTTTTTATAACGCCATGCCCATAGAAGGTGTAAAGGCCCTGATCGCCTTTATGGAAAAATTTGAAAAGAGCGAAAAGTAAAAGTAAAAAGGAGATGCACCGTGTTTCGTATACGTACATTGAATAAAATTTCCCCCCTGGGGCTGGACCTGTTTCCCCGGGACCGTTATGAGGTGGCCAGCGAGATACCGAACCCCGACGCCATCCTGGTGAGGAGCGCGGATCTCCATTCTGTGGAAATTCCTGAAACCGTGATAGCCATAGCCCGGGCAGGGGCGGGGTTCAACAATATCCCTGTTTCCCAATGCAGCGACAGGGGAGTGGTGGTGTTTAACACCCCCGGGGGTAATGCCAATGCCGTAAAGGAGCTTGCCATAGCAGCATTGCTGCTTTCTTCCCGGAAAATTCTGGGGGGGATAAACTGGATGGCTTCCATTGCCGGTAAGGCCGATGAGGTTCCGGATCTGGTGGAAAAGGAAAAATCCCGCTTTGAGGGGCCTGAAATCCGGGGAAAGACCTTGGGAGTGGTGGGCCTCGGCGCCGTGGGGGTGATGGTGGCCAACGATGCCATTGCCCTGGGCATGGAAGTTATCGGTTACGATCCTTTCATATCCGTTGATGCAGCCTGGAACCTGTCCCGCTCGGTTCAGCGAGCGGATACCCTGGAGGGGCTTCTGTCCCGCTCGGATTATGTCAGCCTCCACCTCCCCCTCAGTGAAACTACCAAGGGACTCCTGAATGCAGACAAATTTCGGCTCATGAAAAAAGGCGCACGGGTCATCAACTTTGCCCGGGGAGGGCTGGTAAACGAGGCGGACATTATCGCCGCCTTGGATGCAGAAAAACTCTCCGCCTATGTCACGGACTTTCCATCCGCAGAACTTCTATCTAATAGTAAAGTCATCTGTGTCCCCCATCTGGGGGCCTCTACCCCGGAAGCGGAAGATAACTGTGCTATCATGGCAGCACAGCAGCTCATGGGATTTCTGGAATCCGGGAGTATTAAAAATTCAGTGAACTATCCGCGGTGTCAACTGGACCAGCGAGCCCCCTTCAGGCTATTGGTGATCAATCGGAACATCCCCAATATGGTGGGGCAGATCACTACTACCCTTGCGGGAATGAGCATTAATATTACAGACCTTATCAATCACCACCGGGAGGACTACGCCTACAATATTATTGATACGGAACAACAGATACCCGAAGAAGCCCTTGCCAAACTCCAGGCGGTGGATGGAATCATCCGGGTGCGGACCATAGCGAAGGGAGAGTAAAAAAACTAAAAAAAACCCCAGGCGCATTGTATCGCGGGATGCGCCTGGGGTAAACATGGAGAGTATGCTTTTTTTAAATAACCCATATACCTTTCTGAGTTTTACTGTGCACGGAAACTCCGTGCAAGTGGTGTTTTTGCCGAGAGAGGTGAACGACAAAAACACCCTCAGTATTGGCCAATAATTAAGTTGCCAGCCTTTTGCCCAGTTCGGAGCATTTAGCCAGTTCCGCTTCCCCGGGCACAAGCTGGGCGATAATCCCTTCGCCGTCAAGTTTTGCCCCCAGTCCCTTCATCCTGTCAGTCCAGCTACGCATCCACTGACCGTCCCCCCAGTCATAGGACCCAAAGAGCCCCAAGGGTTTATCCTTCAGAATATCCGCCCCCAGGGAGGCGATGAAGGGTTCCATCTCATCTTCTTCAATAAGTTCATCCCCCATAGCCGGGGATCCAAAAGCCAGGGCATCCGCCGACTTTACCAGTTCCGCTAAGCCCGCTTCCGGGGTCTTGAGAATCGCCTCGCCACCCCCATCGGTAACCCCCTTGGCCACCGATTTGGCCATGGTCTCAGTATTGCCGCTGCTGCTCCAATATACGATTAAAACCTTTTTCATATACAAATTCCTTTAGTTAGTTTTTAATAACAATCTTATATAAAACTAACATATATCATCGGAAAAACTTTGTAAAGGGGTTTTTGCAAAAAATTTACAAAAATTTAATAATTATTGATAATTTTAAAAAAAGGCGGAAAATATGAAATATATAAAGGCATTTTAATTAATCATTCCAGGGCGAAAGGTAATGCTGTGGGCGGGGGCGTTTTGTCCCGGGCCAGGAGCCGCAATTGGTGTGCAGCCCAGTGGGAAATGAGGAGTTTAAGCCGCTCATAGGAGTTGAATTCATCATCCAGCACTAATTCCGAGAGGACTATCCGGATCAGCTCATGGATTTGCTCATCCGGGAGTTCCAGTATCCACCGTGACAGGGGGGCGCCCCTGGATTCGTTCATGTAAGCCCCTACCGCAGGCTGCAGCGCCTTGGCCTGTTTGGTATTGAAAAGGCGTTTATCCTGCTGGGAAGCCCTCTGGCCCTTCTGTTCCGCCATGTAAGCCTCGAAGGCAATTTCGGCTTCGTCTATGGCCAAAATGGGCGCCCGGGATAGATCCTCCAGCAAATGGACCAGCAGGGGATAAAATTTATTCTGAATGTCCAGGATGCTTGCCATGGCCAGGATCACTTCGTCCCGGAGGTAGGGCGGGGGGTCCGTCACCCGCAGGGTATCCAGGAGAGTTGTAAGAGAAGTAGGGGAGCCGTAGAGCCCCAGGGCTTCAACCCCCATCATTTTAAGCCGGGGATTTTTTGTTTTGAAGATGATCCGTTCTATCTGGGGGCGGAAAGCTTCGTCCCGGAGCTTCGCCAGGGCGATCATGGCCTCCCCAGCCAGCATATAGTCCTTGGAAACCGCCAGTTCCTGGAGCACCGGTATGGCGGAGAAGTACCCGTGGTTCCCCAGGATGCGGGCGGAGAGGTAGGCGGTGGTATAGGGATTGTTGACCAGATCTGCCATCAGTGCCTGTTCCCCGTCTTCGCCAAGGTTTTCCATGGCCCCCATGGCCCGAATGGCGTCTGAGCGGGTGGCAAGCCGGGGGGATTTGGCCTTTTCCAGAAGCCCTGCCAGGGCCAGCTTTGAGGGGGAGTCATACAGGGCTTCCAGGAGGATTTCCTCTTCTTCGGAATCTTCGGATTTCTTCAGCTTGTCCAGGAGGGTGATGGCCCGGAGATCCCTGTAGGAGAACATTATTTCTAGAGCCCCCTTTAGCGGAAGGGAACCCAGGGACACCAGTTTCTTCTGAAAGTAGAAAACCACCGCGAGGATTATTAATAGAAGAACAAAAAGCACCTTAAAGGTAAGGAATACTGAAAGGCCGAGCAGAGTGAAGGTATCCAGGAACAGCCCTGCCAGGAAGGAGCCCCCGGCGCCGGCGATACCAAAGATGAAAAAGTAGAGGATGCCAAGGTCCAGCATCTCCTCTGCGGGGATCAGGGTGAGAAAATAGGTCTGGGCAATCCCTTCAGCGCCGACGAAACCGAAATTTACCATGAAAAACAGGAAGCTCAGGTAGGGTATGACCGAAAAGGGGTTGTCCACCGCCCCCAGGGGAAAGAACACCGCCGGGAGAAGGCTGATAAAGCCCACGATGATGCAGGTAAGGTACAGGGGCTTGGCCCCGATCCGGTCCACCAGGAATTTGATGATCGTCCCCATCATCAGGGCGCCCAAGCCCCCGAATACCGTATATAGGGACACCATGCCATCCCCCTGGGAGAACACCTCCCTAGCGTAAACGACGATGAATATACGGGCAATGGCGGAAACCAGGGCAACCAGGAGGAAAAGGATCATAAAGTTCCGGAAAGCGGGCTTGGAAAAAGCGTTCCTGGTAACCGTCCAGAGACCGCCCACTGTTTTTTTCGACTCCTTGGGAGGTTCGGGAATTTTTTGGAGTTTTATGCCGCTGAACACCCCTCCCACAATGCCTGCCGCCATGATAAGCGCATAGAGTCCAAGGGAGGGATTCCGCCCCAAGAGCATGGCCAGGGCAAAACTGGCAAACATGGCCACCGCGTTGTTGATGATCTGGATCAGGGTCATATAGCTGCCCCGGTCAGGTCCCACCGCCAACTCGTCAAGTACCGGATTGTTGGCGATCAGCCCTATACCCCGGAAGAAATGAAACAGGCTTACCCCCAGGATGGTCAGGCTCAAGGCGGCGCTATGGCGGCCTGCAGCTTCCATAAAGGGTACAAAGAGCAAGGGTATTATGGAAACGGACCGCAGCATCCAGGTTATGGAGTATATCTTTACAATAGGAAAGATTTTACAGAGGCTTTTTCCCAGGGGCAGGAAAAAATATGAGATATACACCAGGGCGTTGAGGAGCCCGATCATGGTGGAAGACGCATTAAGCCGCATGGCGAAAAGGGTGATGATATTCCCCGCTATCAGGGCATAGGAAAGGGCGTTAAAGAAATTGAAGACATTGTACTGATCCCGAGCTTTTCCAAGGCGGTAAGGCGAGAGTGCTGCTGGCATATATGTAAGTAATACCCCTTGGCCGGGGAAATATCAAGACGTTATTCGGGCAACAGCGGTATCCTGGCCACTTGATGGAAAGAAGCTGCTATGGTATAAATTTTGTTGTACCTAGCGGGGGGAAGAGAACATGGGCGCGGAGAAAGGTAAGCGGTATAAGCTCATCGCGTGTGAGATTTTCAGAACCGAAGTGGAAACCCTGGTTCCTCAATGCGGTAACCATGTGGACGTTGAGATTTTGCCCATCGGTCTTCATTCGATTGGTAAGGAAAAAATGTCGGCGGAACTTCAGACGGCCCTTGATAGGGTGGACGTTTCCCGTTACGATGCGGTGCTTCTCCTCTATGGTATGTGCAGTTACGGTACCTGCGGGCTGCGTTCGCCGCTTCCCATGGTCATTACCAAGGCCCATGATTGTATTACCCTTTTTATGGGCTCCCGATCTTTCTATAAAGAATACTTTGACGCCCATCCGGGGACATTCTATGCAACCTCGAATATCATGAACAGTGATCTTAGTCTGGACCGTATAGCGGTGAAATACGATGAACAGGTAGCTTCTTTTAAAGAAAAATACGATGGTGAAGACTTGGAATACCTCCTGGAAACCTTAAGCGATCCCCTCAAAGACTACAGCCGCATTGCTTATGTGAATAATGGTGTCGGGAATATTGAAGATGGGATGAAAAAAACCGCCGCCTTCGCGGAGTCACGTTCATGGACCTTTGATGAAGTTGCAGGCAATACTTCCCTTATTGAACGTCTCCTTGCGGGGGATTGGGATGAAAATGTTTTCCTGGTTGTTCCTCCGGGGAAAACTCCGGGCCCCAGCTATGAAGAGGATGTTCTTCATACGGTCTGATGTCAGCAGAAACCCAATATAACCACGTAGAGTCTATACTCCTCAAAAATATTGACGACCCCACTGCACTTTTTGTATTCCCAACAGATATCGCGGTGAGTCATTGGGTAGACCAGCTTTTGACTTTGCGTGGCGGCGGGACCGTTGCAATGGACCAGTTTACTGCCTGGGATACCTTTAAACAAGAATCTATAAGGGCACAAAAACAGGATAAGAAAAGTGTGCCCGCAGTTTTACGGAAAATCTTTGTGAGCCGTCTGATTCAGGAAAACAGTGAGCTTTACAGGGCCGGGGGGGCGCCTTTATTCACCTTTCTTATACCCCCCGAATATGCCTATGCCGGCGCCTCCTTTGTTTCCTGGTTTACCAGGATACTGCCCCAGCTTGGTTCGTGGTTTGAAAAAACCTCAGGTGTTCCGGTGGCGCTTATCAACGAAAAAAACGGTCTTCTTGCCGGAGAGGGTTTGGAGGGTGATGATCGGGATCTTTACACCCTGGCCTTAAGGTATCAGCAGTTTCTGGATGCCCACGGGCTCTTTGAGCCCGCCTGGGAAAAGCCGCCCTTTGAGGATACAGGAAAAAAATGTTTTATTTTTTTCCCCGAGTCTCTGATGGACTACAGCGAATATGCGGAGCTGCTGGAAAATACCGGTCATGTTACGCCGGTACGGGTCTCTGCGGGAAGTACCTATGCCGGCGTGGTAGATAAGCCTTACAATACTTTTTTTTACACTAATTCCCGGAGGGAGATAAGCGAGGCTGCCCTGTATATCCGGGGTTTACACGAAAAGCAGGGGGTGCCCTTTGAATCAATCGTGGTCAGTATCCCGGATACAGAAAACTACGAACCCTATGTGCTCCGGGAATTTACCAATCGCAACATTCCTTTTGTGCGCCGGGCAGGGAAACCTCTGGCTTCCTATGCTGCGGGACAGCTCTTTGCTACTCTTTCGGATTGCGCTTCTCGGGATTTCCCTTTTGATGCAATAGCAGGGCTTCTGCTGAATAGGCATCTTCCCTGGAAAGATAATGAAGTAATCAATCAACTTATTAATTTTGGAATCAGGAATAACTGTATTACTTCTTGGAAAGAGGCCGATGACAAGGGAACCGGACAAACAGAAATTCATGTATGGGAGGATGCCTTTAAGTCTCCCATGGGGAACAGGGAAGAGCGCGCCCGCTTGTTTTATGAAAGCCTCAAAGGGAGTGTGGAAAAACTATGCTCTGCCGTTTCTTTTGCTGATCTACGGAACCGGTACTTTGTTTTCCGGGAAAAATTTCTTAACATGGATGAATGTCTTCCGGAAACTGATTTAATTCTTTCCCGTTGCGTATCGGAATTATTATCCCTGATAGAAATTGAGAAATCATTTCCTGATATTATAATCCCCGATCCCTATACATTTTTTGTTGAATATCTCCAGGAAAAAAACTACCTTCCCCAGCAGTATTCCGCCGGGGTAACCATCCTTCCTTACAGAACTGCTGCGCCGGTGCCCTTTGGGTGCCACATCATTCTTGGATCAACCCAGGACAACCTTTCGACGGTCTTTTCGCGGCTTGGATTCCTGTCCAGGGCAAAGCGGGAGGAACTCGGCCTGAAAGACGATGATGCCTCTGAAGCCTTTATCAACCTGCATAAACTGAATTCCAGTCTCCCCGCAGTTTTCTTCTGCGCCCAGGAAACTTTTGCAGGGTATGCCATCCCCCACAGCCGTCTCAATGTTACTGAAAAGCCCCGTATGCGGTATGGTGAAGGTAGTTCTGATCAAACAGATACGCCGGCTGGTATCTTTGAGGCGGACCTCTTTGACGCCGAGCGGGAATTTTACCTAGCCCTGCAAACTGCTGCTTCTCCGGCTTTCCCGCACAGTATTCATCAGGGACAGAGCTGTGGGTTTAATGCCTGGGCAGAGCGGAGAAGTCAGGACGGTACAGTTGATGAAAAGAGATGGAAAGCGGACCAGGCGCTTCTTGATTTAATCGGGGAGCGTTACTGTTACAGTGAAGAATTTCCCGGAAAATTCAGCGTGTCCGCCTCATCCCTGGAGCCATACTATAACTGCGCTCTGGTATGGCTTTTTCAGAGGGTTCTCAACCTTGAAAATATCCGCATTGAAACAAGCCTGATGGCAGAAAACATTATGGGTTCCGTGTATCATGCAATACTGAATTGTTTTTTTGAAGCGGTAAAAAAAGATGGGAGCATACTTTCCCGGCTTCAAAACGGTTTCCTTCCCCATGATTATAGTACCCTGCTTACAAAATGTATTCAAACCATATTTGACGGACTTCCCGCACTGCTGCCCCGTAAGAAGCCTGAGATGAGCGCCCTTACGGTCCGGTTGATCCGTGCCGGAAAAAAAAGTGTTGGGGAAAATCTTGAGCGGCTGCTTACAGCCTTTCTTAGTTTTTTTTCCGGATACCGTATTATAGGGAGTGAAACTTCCTGGAAATCTGATAAAGGATCCTACTATCTCAATGGTACTGTGGATTGTATGCTTGAAGCCCCCCTGAAAAATACGGAAACCAGGGGCACGGTAATTGTGGATTTTAAGCTGTTTTATATGCCGGATCGGAACGCCTGTACCGCAAAGGAAGATGATGGGCTTACGAATTTTCAGCTTCCTCTGTATATGACCCTGGCAGAAGACAAGGGCGGAAAGCCTGTAGATACGGCGCTTTTTTTTAGCATTGTGAAGGCTGCGCCCCAGGTACTGTTCGGTGTGATTGAAAACAGCGAAACCGGCGATTCCCTGCCCAAAGCAGAGGGCCGGATTCTGCGGACTGGTGCAGCTGAAGACCAGTTCCGGCTAATAATGGATGAATTTCGGGAAAAGGCGGATCGATACGCTGCGGAAATCAGTACCGGTAATTTTTCTACTTTCAGTAACAGCTTTAGAAAATGCGTCGGATGTTCTTATCAGCCTGTTTGCCGTACAAGTTATGCGGTAGACAGGGAGTCAAATCTACTGAAATGGAGCGCAGCCGGTGGGTGATAAGAGAACGATTCCGGAACTGAATGCAGAACAGCAGGCCGCCGCCTATTGTAAAGAAAACGCGGTGGTTGCCGCCGGCGCCGGGTCAGGGAAGACTTCGGTACTCGCG from Treponema primitia ZAS-2 includes:
- a CDS encoding winged-helix domain-containing protein, coding for MAQIPEPAKERLLYLMRLLEKRGEARITSGEIESITGWSSHTIRKDISYLGNADEGACVPDTAAGASAETALPESEASLGNSAGYNPRSLIAAIRQALGLGGRRRLCVVGLGRLGSAYLNFQGFSHHGGTPDRVLAGELPGDLAEFELAAGFDSNVNRVEILKSPAPLYPAFKMGEVIKRFSIEIALLCVPGDAAQAAAEKLAVAGIRGIVNFAPVALKLPPEIAVRNVYIVDELRALAVKIK
- the ettA gene encoding energy-dependent translational throttle protein EttA; this translates as MATTVDDKKIIYSMHRVSKKHGTKQVLKDISLSYFYGAKIGVIGLNGSGKSSLLKILAGVDTEFSGESSASPGFNIGFLEQEPVLEAGKTVKEVVSEGVQELVDLLAEFDKVSEAFGDPDADYDKLGARQAVLQEQIEAADGWNLDSRLELAMDALRCPPGEQVVDVLSGGERRRVALCRLLLKKPDILLLDEPTNHLDAETVAWLERHLREYDGTVIAVTHDRYFLDNVAGWILELDRGEGIPWKGNYTGWLEQKQARMAQEEKGESERRKTLERELEWIRMSPKGRHAKSKARITQYEKLFQDDGREKIRENRITIPAGPRLGQLVVEAKGLLKSFGDRLLFENMEFAVPPGACVGIIGPNGAGKTTLFKIITGQETPDAGTLRLGDSVKLAYADQMRTSLDGEKTVWEQLSGGLDIIKLGSDQGSGVKEVNSRAYCSWYNFSGGDQQKKVSILSGGERNRLNLAMMLKEGANVLLLDEPTNDLDVNTLRALEEAVDTFAGVTLVISHDRWFLDRIVTHILAFEDGEVIWYDGNWSEYAEWRRQKLGAEADRPHRYVYRKLER
- a CDS encoding flavodoxin, which gives rise to MKKVLIVYWSSSGNTETMAKSVAKGVTDGGGEAILKTPEAGLAELVKSADALAFGSPAMGDELIEEDEMEPFIASLGADILKDKPLGLFGSYDWGDGQWMRSWTDRMKGLGAKLDGEGIIAQLVPGEAELAKCSELGKRLAT
- the trhA gene encoding PAQR family membrane homeostasis protein TrhA, whose protein sequence is MKQNSKLPFQTIGEEIANSILHGFGAFLAIVGLVLLVLRGNGYLGVAAAGAKTITSYVVFTGAMFCMFLASTLYHGIQHVEAKRILRILDHSAIYLFIAGSYTPFCLIGLKGAWGWAIFIAEWVLAAAGITLHAVNFRALKKVELIVYLLMGWAIVIATIPLVRSISHISLILLAAGGVAYTLGALFYRKREIRGTHVTWHAFVLVGAICHWLSIWWL
- the serC gene encoding 3-phosphoserine/phosphohydroxythreonine transaminase, with the protein product MRVYNFAPGPSTLPLPVLERAAAEMTDVNGTGQSVMEMSHRSGAFKPIIEKAEALLRELMGIPANYRVLFVQGGGSLQFSMVPLNLGGIEPGAPKKKATYVETGIWSKKAAEEASKYLDAVTRASSKDRAYSYIPVAPAPAPDDAYYHITLNNTIVGTKWPSLPETGAIPLVADISSCILSEPLDISRFGLVYAGAQKNLGPAGTTVVIVREDLIGRAPSWTPALLRYDIYAAEGSMYNTPPCYGIYIIGLVLEWLKALGGPVAMAKLNHEKADLFYAYLDNSSFFRSPVEKSSRSLMNIPFVSTITDSGHRGELETRFVKEAEAQGLVNLAGHRLVGGMRASFYNAMPIEGVKALIAFMEKFEKSEK
- a CDS encoding phosphoglycerate dehydrogenase; the encoded protein is MFRIRTLNKISPLGLDLFPRDRYEVASEIPNPDAILVRSADLHSVEIPETVIAIARAGAGFNNIPVSQCSDRGVVVFNTPGGNANAVKELAIAALLLSSRKILGGINWMASIAGKADEVPDLVEKEKSRFEGPEIRGKTLGVVGLGAVGVMVANDAIALGMEVIGYDPFISVDAAWNLSRSVQRADTLEGLLSRSDYVSLHLPLSETTKGLLNADKFRLMKKGARVINFARGGLVNEADIIAALDAEKLSAYVTDFPSAELLSNSKVICVPHLGASTPEAEDNCAIMAAQQLMGFLESGSIKNSVNYPRCQLDQRAPFRLLVINRNIPNMVGQITTTLAGMSINITDLINHHREDYAYNIIDTEQQIPEEALAKLQAVDGIIRVRTIAKGE